One window of Flavobacteriales bacterium genomic DNA carries:
- a CDS encoding T9SS type A sorting domain-containing protein — MIYTVNREIDFHRTSANISDAEGNLLFSTNGAYIANATGDSMLNGGGLNPSWYTSDHPEGLYISQGCLILPKPETPGFYYLFHGTIDDLSSSLSHHLYLTTIDMSLDSGLGGAVSKNEVLIADTLNEGRITAVRHANGRDWWVFCFKANTNIHHRLLVTPSGVSVNGNQAIGVVRTPDHGQACFSPDGSRYAYYSGFGTADLDIFDFDRCTGLFSDPVNITIDDSNSLGGLAFSPNGRFLYVSSVLDVYQYDTEASDIAGSMVHIAHWDSTYSPSPPFATVFDIAQLAPDGKIYIGTGNGTQRMHVINNPDAPGLACNMVQHGIELPRYYSNSLPNHPNYFLGPLAGSPCDTLALGVAPLSPGEGPGVRPYPNPSLGAFTLSYMAQPTVGELEVRDVDGRVVLRVRLPQWSTVHQVELAGQAAGMYQCKLTWAKGSVATHVILER; from the coding sequence GTGATATATACTGTAAATCGCGAAATCGATTTTCACCGCACCTCCGCCAACATCAGTGATGCGGAAGGCAATCTGCTCTTCAGCACCAACGGGGCTTACATTGCCAATGCCACCGGGGACAGCATGTTGAACGGAGGGGGGCTCAATCCGAGCTGGTATACTTCGGACCACCCAGAAGGATTGTACATTTCCCAAGGCTGCTTGATCCTTCCCAAGCCGGAAACGCCCGGTTTCTACTACCTCTTTCATGGGACCATAGACGATCTGTCAAGCTCCCTTTCGCACCACCTGTACCTGACCACCATCGACATGAGCTTGGACAGTGGCCTGGGGGGCGCAGTGAGCAAGAATGAGGTCTTGATCGCGGACACCTTGAACGAGGGCAGGATCACGGCGGTACGGCATGCCAACGGACGGGATTGGTGGGTGTTCTGCTTTAAGGCCAACACGAACATCCACCACCGTCTGCTGGTAACTCCGAGCGGTGTGAGCGTGAACGGCAACCAAGCCATCGGCGTGGTTCGCACACCAGATCACGGGCAAGCGTGCTTCTCACCGGATGGCAGCCGGTATGCCTATTACTCCGGCTTCGGGACGGCCGATCTGGACATCTTCGATTTTGACCGCTGCACCGGCTTGTTCTCCGATCCGGTGAACATAACCATCGATGATTCCAACAGCTTAGGCGGCTTGGCTTTTTCCCCCAACGGCCGCTTCCTCTATGTTTCCTCGGTACTGGACGTGTACCAGTACGATACGGAAGCCTCGGACATCGCAGGATCCATGGTCCATATCGCCCATTGGGACAGCACCTATTCGCCCAGTCCTCCTTTTGCCACGGTGTTCGATATCGCCCAATTGGCCCCGGACGGGAAGATCTATATCGGAACGGGGAACGGCACCCAACGCATGCACGTGATCAACAACCCCGATGCCCCGGGTTTGGCCTGTAACATGGTGCAGCACGGCATCGAGCTTCCACGGTACTACTCGAACTCCCTGCCCAACCACCCCAACTACTTTTTGGGGCCTTTGGCGGGAAGTCCATGCGATACGCTGGCCTTGGGGGTGGCCCCCCTCTCCCCGGGAGAGGGGCCGGGGGTGAGGCCATACCCCAATCCTTCGCTTGGTGCCTTCACACTGAGCTACATGGCACAGCCCACGGTGGGCGAGCTGGAGGTGCGCGATGTGGACGGGCGGGTAGTGTTGCGGGTGCGGCTCCCGCAGTGGAGCACGGTACACCAAGTGGAGCTGGCCGGTCAGGCTGCGGGCATGTACCAGTGCAAGCTTACGTGGGCAAAAGGGAGTGTGGCCACACATGTAATTTTGGAACGATGA